In Microcoleus sp. bin38.metabat.b11b12b14.051, a single genomic region encodes these proteins:
- a CDS encoding DUF427 domain-containing protein translates to MPKAIWNGAVLAESDKCEVVDNNYYFPADAINREYFKDSSTNTTCGWKGVASYYSVEVGGQVNKDAAWYYPTPKDAAKNIAGYVAFWKGVKVEA, encoded by the coding sequence ATGCCGAAAGCAATTTGGAATGGTGCCGTTTTGGCCGAGAGCGATAAGTGCGAAGTTGTAGACAACAACTATTATTTCCCGGCGGATGCAATCAACCGCGAGTATTTCAAGGACAGCAGCACTAACACTACTTGCGGTTGGAAAGGTGTTGCTAGTTATTACAGTGTTGAGGTCGGCGGTCAAGTCAATAAGGATGCTGCTTGGTACTATCCTACTCCGAAGGATGCTGCTAAAAATATTGCAGGATATGTGGCTTTTTGGAAAGGAGTTAAGGTTGAGGCTTAG
- the recQ gene encoding DNA helicase RecQ, with protein sequence MSGSNPPTSLAPSSLEQSLKHFFGYDSFRPGQREIVEAALQQRDMMIVMPTGGGKSLCFQLPALLKPGLTVVVSPLIALMQDQVEALQDNGIGATFLNSTLSAMETRSRSTAILEGKIKLLYVAPERLLGERFLPFLDIVASKLGISAFAIDEAHCVSEWGHDFRPEYRQMERVRDRYPDIPIMGLTATATERVRQDIIQQLNLRNPYIHVASFNRPNLYYEVRPKTKHSFAEVLQIIQKKGGSGIIYCLSRKKVDEVAYKLQQSGIQALPYHAGMSDSDRSTNQTRFIRDDVQIMVATVAFGMGINKPDVRFVIHHDLPKNLEGYYQESGRAGRDNEPSHCTLFFGFGDVKTIEYIIEQKPDEQEQRIARQQLRRVINYAESTNCRRTVQLSYFGDSFPGDCGNCDNCCNKKPVEDWTIEAMKFLSCIARCQEKFGMNHIIDVLRGSKSQKILQYQHNQLSTYGIGKDRSAEDWKRLSRSLINQGFLDEKTDGFPILKLNEKSWEIMKRQRTVEIAIEAAREVQGRTRSLAVEVEGLFAILRTLRKQIADEQFVPPYVVFADKSLRDMAEKRPQNLTEFEEVYGVGSNKRDKYGKVFLAAIRTFCKEQGLPTGAASSDVSNLPHVANGPSYSQMQTWELYRQGLTVQAIANARGMSPNTISGHLVELMDMGKEVDINLLVDSESQQAIVQAIEVIGDERMRAIYEYLNERYTFDDIKFVRAWWRQNYVSF encoded by the coding sequence ATGTCAGGGTCGAATCCGCCAACATCTCTCGCGCCCTCATCCCTCGAACAATCCCTCAAACATTTCTTTGGCTATGACTCTTTCCGCCCAGGGCAACGGGAAATAGTCGAAGCTGCTCTCCAACAACGCGATATGATGATTGTCATGCCGACTGGCGGTGGCAAGTCTTTGTGCTTTCAATTACCGGCTTTATTGAAACCGGGATTGACGGTGGTGGTTTCGCCACTAATTGCCCTGATGCAAGATCAGGTGGAAGCTTTGCAGGATAATGGGATTGGGGCGACTTTTCTCAACAGCACTTTGAGCGCGATGGAAACCCGATCGCGCTCCACAGCAATTCTCGAAGGTAAAATAAAACTGCTGTATGTTGCGCCAGAAAGGTTGCTGGGCGAGAGATTCTTACCGTTTTTAGATATAGTAGCTTCTAAGTTAGGAATTTCGGCATTTGCGATCGACGAAGCCCACTGCGTTTCAGAATGGGGGCACGACTTTCGACCAGAATACAGACAAATGGAGCGAGTGCGCGATCGATATCCCGACATCCCCATCATGGGACTAACCGCCACCGCAACCGAGCGCGTCCGCCAAGACATCATCCAGCAGCTAAACCTGCGAAATCCCTACATCCACGTCGCCAGCTTCAACCGCCCCAACCTATACTACGAAGTCCGCCCCAAAACCAAGCACAGTTTTGCCGAAGTCCTGCAAATCATCCAAAAAAAAGGCGGTTCAGGAATCATCTACTGCCTCAGCCGGAAAAAAGTTGACGAAGTTGCCTACAAATTGCAGCAAAGTGGCATCCAAGCCTTACCATACCATGCCGGGATGAGTGATAGCGATCGATCGACCAATCAAACCCGCTTCATCCGCGACGACGTGCAAATAATGGTAGCAACAGTCGCCTTCGGTATGGGAATCAACAAACCCGACGTGCGATTTGTAATTCACCACGACTTACCCAAAAACCTCGAAGGATACTATCAAGAATCAGGCCGCGCCGGCAGAGACAACGAACCATCCCACTGCACCTTATTTTTTGGATTCGGCGATGTCAAAACCATCGAATACATCATCGAACAAAAACCCGACGAACAAGAACAAAGAATAGCCCGCCAACAACTACGGCGAGTAATCAACTATGCAGAATCCACCAATTGCCGCCGCACAGTCCAACTAAGTTATTTCGGCGATTCATTCCCCGGCGATTGTGGCAACTGCGACAACTGTTGCAACAAAAAACCAGTAGAAGATTGGACTATTGAAGCCATGAAATTTCTTTCCTGCATCGCCAGATGCCAAGAGAAATTCGGCATGAATCATATTATCGACGTGCTGCGCGGCTCAAAAAGTCAAAAAATATTGCAATACCAGCACAACCAACTTTCCACCTACGGCATCGGCAAAGATAGAAGTGCCGAAGACTGGAAAAGATTGAGCCGTTCCCTAATCAACCAAGGTTTTTTAGACGAAAAAACAGACGGCTTTCCCATTTTGAAACTCAACGAAAAAAGTTGGGAAATCATGAAACGCCAGCGCACAGTCGAAATTGCGATCGAAGCGGCGCGAGAAGTCCAGGGAAGAACTCGATCTTTAGCAGTAGAAGTCGAAGGTTTATTTGCCATCCTGCGGACACTTCGCAAACAAATAGCCGACGAACAATTTGTGCCACCTTACGTAGTATTTGCAGACAAAAGCTTGCGAGACATGGCAGAAAAACGCCCGCAAAACCTCACAGAATTTGAGGAAGTTTACGGAGTCGGCAGCAACAAACGAGACAAATATGGCAAAGTTTTCTTAGCAGCAATTCGCACTTTTTGCAAAGAACAAGGATTGCCAACAGGTGCCGCATCTTCTGATGTCAGCAATCTTCCCCATGTTGCTAATGGCCCATCTTATTCGCAGATGCAAACCTGGGAATTATACCGACAAGGTTTGACAGTTCAAGCCATAGCCAATGCGCGGGGCATGAGTCCTAATACTATTTCCGGGCATCTGGTAGAATTGATGGATATGGGCAAGGAAGTTGATATAAATTTGTTGGTTGACTCGGAAAGCCAGCAGGCTATTGTCCAAGCAATTGAAGTGATTGGAGATGAAAGAATGAGAGCAATTTACGAGTATTTGAATGAACGTTATACGTTTGATGATATTAAGTTTGTGCGCGCTTGGTGGCGGCAAAATTATGTTAGTTTTTAA
- a CDS encoding AAA family ATPase yields MRIKQVAFWDNELEWRFEPIYFSNLALLVGVSGVGKTQILKGILRLKEIANGASLNGLAWDITFSTINDVEYQWQGEFETKKNPVIIPNQEDEAHNFRIVREHLSKNGDTIIERNSTEIKFKGNITPKLSPFQSAVQILNQEEDILPVQQSFNKIIDSGNSSSVNEFYDIPIRLISTIVKSDILLDKVKSSNLPLQIKIALIYRDSNIFNEIKRAFIEIFPQVENIKIEAVEDEDSSFTSFPIQIKEKGVNNWIEQNNISSGMLKTLILISELYLSPEGTVILIDEFENSLGVNCIDIVTNLLTENRNIQFILTSHHPYIINNISMEYWKIVTRKGGIVTVTDAKDLNLGKSRHQAFTQLINLEEYNEGIKVE; encoded by the coding sequence ATGAGAATTAAACAAGTAGCTTTTTGGGATAATGAATTAGAGTGGCGTTTTGAACCGATCTATTTTTCAAATCTAGCATTGCTAGTTGGGGTGTCTGGTGTTGGCAAAACTCAAATACTCAAAGGAATTTTGCGTTTAAAAGAGATAGCAAATGGTGCTTCATTAAACGGTTTAGCGTGGGATATCACATTTTCTACAATCAACGATGTGGAGTACCAATGGCAAGGCGAGTTTGAAACAAAAAAAAATCCTGTCATAATTCCTAACCAGGAAGACGAAGCCCATAACTTTAGGATTGTTCGCGAGCATTTATCTAAAAATGGAGATACAATCATCGAAAGAAACTCTACTGAAATCAAGTTCAAAGGAAATATAACACCCAAATTATCACCGTTTCAAAGTGCAGTCCAAATCCTAAATCAAGAAGAAGATATTTTACCTGTTCAGCAAAGTTTTAATAAAATTATTGACAGCGGTAATTCTAGTTCGGTTAATGAATTTTACGATATACCTATTAGGCTAATATCGACGATTGTAAAAAGTGATATTTTATTAGATAAGGTTAAATCAAGTAATCTGCCTCTTCAGATAAAAATAGCTTTAATTTATCGCGACTCAAATATTTTTAATGAAATTAAACGTGCATTCATAGAGATTTTCCCTCAAGTGGAAAATATCAAAATAGAAGCCGTTGAAGATGAGGATTCATCATTTACAAGTTTTCCCATTCAGATAAAAGAAAAAGGTGTCAATAATTGGATCGAGCAAAATAACATTTCTTCGGGAATGCTCAAGACTCTCATTCTGATTAGCGAACTCTATTTATCCCCAGAAGGAACGGTGATTTTGATTGATGAATTTGAAAATAGTCTGGGCGTTAACTGTATCGATATTGTTACAAATTTGCTCACGGAAAACCGAAATATTCAATTCATTCTCACCAGTCATCACCCGTACATTATCAACAACATTAGCATGGAATACTGGAAAATAGTAACCCGCAAAGGAGGCATCGTAACGGTAACTGATGCAAAAGATTTGAACTTGGGAAAATCTAGGCATCAGGCTTTTACGCAATTGATTAATCTCGAAGAATATAACGAAGGAATCAAAGTTGAATGA
- a CDS encoding peptidylprolyl isomerase — MKDFYQPLIESTEIIKLLRQQRQLKPFCQQVLQKKVIDKAAEERRLTVTPEEIQVAGDKLRREKRLEKAADTIAWLAEQMISVEDLEAGICYQILSQKLAEQLFAKDVEKIFVQSKLQFDQIILYQIIVANLQLAQEIFYEIQEGEISFFDAAHLYDIDESRRHLCGCEGKVYRWGLKPDIAVAVFSAKPGEVIRPIETERGYHLFMVEKFIPAELTPERYQEILHNLFNEWLANEVNYLLYNCKV; from the coding sequence ATGAAAGACTTTTACCAGCCATTGATTGAATCAACTGAAATAATCAAACTACTCAGACAACAGCGGCAATTAAAGCCCTTTTGTCAACAAGTATTGCAGAAAAAAGTTATTGACAAAGCAGCCGAGGAACGGCGGTTAACTGTGACTCCCGAAGAAATTCAAGTTGCCGGCGACAAGCTGCGGCGCGAGAAGCGTCTGGAGAAAGCAGCGGATACGATTGCTTGGCTGGCGGAGCAGATGATTTCCGTAGAAGACTTAGAGGCCGGAATTTGCTATCAAATTCTCTCCCAAAAATTAGCGGAACAGTTATTTGCCAAAGACGTAGAAAAGATTTTCGTGCAAAGCAAATTGCAATTCGACCAAATCATTCTTTATCAAATAATTGTTGCCAACCTACAACTTGCCCAAGAAATATTTTATGAAATTCAAGAAGGAGAAATCAGCTTTTTTGATGCCGCCCATCTTTACGACATTGACGAAAGTCGTCGGCATTTATGCGGTTGCGAAGGCAAAGTTTATCGGTGGGGTTTAAAACCAGATATAGCCGTCGCCGTATTTAGCGCTAAACCTGGGGAAGTGATTCGTCCAATTGAAACAGAGCGAGGATATCACTTGTTCATGGTTGAAAAGTTTATACCGGCGGAATTAACGCCTGAACGATATCAAGAAATATTGCACAATCTGTTTAACGAATGGCTGGCTAATGAGGTCAACTATTTATTGTACAATTGTAAAGTATAG
- a CDS encoding calcium-binding protein: protein MPSLNSSDPLNNIVGNSNSLNTLNSQANNPGAGSSSSSSKSSSFVNSSGAGSTSNATGTSPMGSSTSSETAYAAGATSSSGSATASASTVAPPTTSATASAPAAAPAAAPIPTPAPAPTPTPAPAPIPTPAPAPTPTPAPLGDSSGASSTSSATATSPTGSSTSTQTAWTPGGTSSSAIASASSGLDTPPTTIATASTPTPAPTPAPTPAPTPAPAPTPAPTPAPAPAPAPTPAPTPAPTPAPTPAPTPAPTPAAATDSAPAINITAPTPTPAPTPTPTPAPIPIPIRLTPAPTPTPAPTPTPSNNDGGPLAAVTDGTSSNSSPSNLSPESTGGGGESTIIAEPTDNATSNLSIALPDNSTNNSNADTAPPPEITPSENNPTELTVTYDSNGGGYWLGTDDIDVITCGSGFDLVLAGDGDDIVKGNRGNDTIDGGDGNDTLRGGRGQDLLIGGNGDDFLCGDFGIDTLIGGTGADTFVFRPETTSSVANLFLADTVVDFNAAEGDKIGLTGGLSAADIALVAFDTDGNGTADATLVKFSSNNGDRILAVVLGTVNAAGATTLTNTDFISLLA, encoded by the coding sequence ATGCCTTCCTTAAATTCATCTGATCCCTTAAATAATATTGTTGGAAACAGCAATAGTTTAAACACCTTGAATTCGCAGGCGAATAACCCTGGTGCGGGCAGCAGCAGCAGTTCCAGCAAGTCTAGTTCCTTTGTAAATAGTAGTGGTGCGGGCAGTACCAGCAACGCGACAGGCACTTCCCCGATGGGAAGCAGTACCAGTAGCGAGACTGCTTATGCTGCGGGGGCTACATCGAGCAGCGGCAGCGCAACAGCGAGTGCTTCTACAGTCGCGCCCCCAACTACTAGCGCCACTGCTTCTGCCCCAGCAGCAGCACCAGCAGCAGCACCAATACCAACACCTGCGCCTGCACCAACACCAACACCTGCGCCTGCGCCCATACCAACACCTGCGCCTGCGCCCACACCAACACCTGCGCCATTAGGAGACAGCAGCGGTGCGAGCAGCACCAGCAGCGCGACAGCAACTTCTCCGACTGGGAGCAGCACCAGCACTCAGACAGCATGGACTCCCGGTGGCACTTCTAGTAGCGCGATCGCGTCAGCTAGCAGTGGTTTAGATACTCCGCCGACTACGATCGCCACTGCTTCGACACCAACACCAGCACCAACACCAGCACCAACACCTGCACCGACACCTGCACCAGCACCAACACCTGCACCGACACCTGCACCAGCACCTGCACCAGCACCAACACCTGCACCAACACCTGCACCGACACCTGCACCGACACCTGCACCAACTCCTGCACCGACACCTGCGGCGGCTACAGACTCTGCACCGGCAATTAATATCACAGCGCCAACACCAACACCTGCGCCAACACCAACACCAACACCTGCGCCAATACCAATACCAATACGGCTAACTCCTGCGCCAACACCAACACCAGCACCAACTCCAACACCCTCAAATAATGACGGTGGGCCACTTGCTGCGGTGACTGACGGAACTTCTAGCAATTCAAGTCCTTCTAATTTGTCTCCTGAAAGTACCGGTGGTGGTGGCGAGAGTACGATAATTGCTGAGCCAACAGATAACGCTACCAGCAATTTGTCGATCGCACTTCCCGATAACAGTACCAACAACAGCAATGCTGATACAGCCCCACCCCCAGAAATTACCCCCTCAGAAAACAATCCTACGGAATTAACTGTCACCTACGACAGCAACGGCGGCGGATATTGGCTGGGTACCGACGACATTGATGTGATTACTTGTGGTAGCGGGTTCGATCTAGTTTTGGCAGGAGATGGCGACGATATTGTCAAAGGTAACAGAGGTAACGATACGATCGACGGAGGCGACGGAAACGACACTTTGCGGGGAGGAAGAGGTCAAGATTTGCTGATTGGCGGTAACGGCGACGATTTTCTGTGTGGCGACTTCGGCATCGATACATTGATTGGAGGTACCGGCGCTGATACGTTTGTATTTAGACCTGAAACAACGAGTTCTGTAGCTAATCTATTTTTAGCGGATACAGTCGTTGATTTCAATGCCGCTGAAGGTGATAAAATTGGGCTGACAGGCGGACTTTCTGCTGCTGACATTGCACTGGTGGCGTTTGATACGGACGGTAACGGTACCGCAGACGCAACTCTGGTCAAGTTTAGTTCAAATAATGGCGATCGAATTTTAGCCGTTGTTTTGGGAACAGTGAACGCAGCGGGTGCAACAACTTTAACCAATACTGATTTTATCAGTTTGCTTGCATAA
- a CDS encoding HetP family heterocyst commitment protein translates to MNSQFHHSANPSQVDIKPEQLDEIISAILAGKYSWACFLLLRCTGYNPLDYIPYRTSNRLLKENTEIYKSSKSETKSALGKIADLDYLEVARDKRVGVRGGYVTPALSELYSDTAGFVAQVGGEGSNISAPAVDVQNQGFFPGLKTRWLNFAGK, encoded by the coding sequence ATGAATTCCCAATTTCACCATTCTGCAAATCCTTCCCAAGTTGATATCAAACCCGAACAATTGGATGAGATAATATCAGCAATTTTGGCAGGAAAGTATTCTTGGGCTTGTTTTTTACTTTTGCGCTGTACTGGTTACAACCCGCTCGACTATATCCCCTACCGCACTTCCAACCGCTTGCTCAAGGAAAACACCGAAATCTACAAGTCTAGTAAATCGGAAACTAAGTCTGCATTGGGCAAAATTGCCGATTTAGATTATCTGGAGGTGGCTAGGGACAAACGAGTCGGAGTTCGAGGGGGTTATGTAACTCCGGCTTTGAGCGAGTTGTACTCAGATACCGCAGGTTTTGTCGCCCAAGTCGGTGGCGAAGGTTCAAATATCTCGGCGCCGGCGGTTGATGTTCAAAATCAAGGATTTTTTCCGGGCTTGAAGACGCGCTGGTTGAATTTTGCGGGCAAGTAA
- a CDS encoding HlyD family efflux transporter periplasmic adaptor subunit encodes MVSQHGTELSASPDEIAEVYGGVALRQENEARKKDRSLEIVESKNRSSQTNDGINIGKFRQPETDNWSTSLHSVLDQPPVSFPHLLILGGMVFSVVFGVWATLGKIDQVGHAQGKLVPKGDIYKIHPTETGKIINLAIKEGQKIKAGQLLAELDPSTASSEVERLDKMLGAYEIQLVQEVSSIERTRLESQASQAIAAADKRGAQAAIDRSRASVATTQSQIEQLHADVVSQKARQEQLKPLEKQAQNLLSQLKTDITSQEARRDRVKPLQNKSQDLLAQLQAKVAAHKERIGRLKPLVDEGALSKDVLFQAEEAMRESENAVIRSQLGEKTQADDRVFEVEQTVRDRQSAAIRSQLSETTQVKEKLFEVEQGLRDRTSSIGKMQGQLTEQQAEVDRLQAEAASKQAAAREMQLQKEQKIQQLEMELNQVKSKIAETQTLLAQAKNKLKQRFLYAPVSGVISALNIHNTGEVVQPGQTIAEMTPDQAPLVLEVSLPNREAGFVKLGMPVQVKFDAFPYQNYGVMPGKVVSISPDGKTDERLGVVYRVEVSIDRDSVKANNQTWKLKAGQTATAEIVIRQRSIADILLDPLKQLQKGGMSL; translated from the coding sequence ATGGTTTCACAACATGGCACAGAATTAAGCGCCTCTCCTGATGAGATAGCTGAAGTCTATGGGGGCGTAGCTTTAAGGCAAGAAAATGAAGCCAGAAAAAAAGACCGCTCTTTAGAAATTGTCGAATCGAAAAATCGCTCCTCTCAAACTAATGACGGTATCAATATTGGAAAATTCCGGCAGCCTGAGACTGATAATTGGTCTACTTCTTTGCACTCGGTACTCGACCAGCCACCAGTATCTTTTCCCCATCTATTGATCTTAGGAGGAATGGTTTTTTCCGTAGTTTTTGGAGTGTGGGCAACTTTGGGGAAAATCGATCAAGTCGGTCACGCTCAGGGCAAATTAGTTCCCAAAGGCGATATTTACAAAATTCATCCGACTGAGACTGGAAAAATTATTAACCTCGCGATCAAAGAAGGTCAAAAAATCAAAGCTGGACAATTATTGGCGGAATTAGACCCGTCCACTGCTTCGAGCGAGGTGGAACGTCTCGATAAAATGCTGGGCGCTTATGAGATTCAATTGGTGCAGGAGGTTAGTTCGATCGAGAGAACTCGACTGGAATCTCAGGCGAGCCAAGCGATTGCTGCGGCGGACAAGCGGGGGGCCCAAGCTGCGATCGACAGATCTCGCGCCTCCGTGGCTACCACGCAGTCTCAAATCGAGCAATTGCACGCAGATGTAGTGTCTCAGAAAGCGCGGCAGGAACAGCTCAAACCTCTGGAAAAGCAGGCACAAAATCTGTTGTCGCAACTGAAAACCGATATCACCTCTCAAGAGGCCAGGCGCGATCGCGTGAAACCGCTGCAAAATAAGAGTCAAGACTTGCTGGCACAATTGCAAGCAAAAGTGGCTGCTCACAAAGAGCGGATCGGGCGGCTCAAACCTTTGGTAGATGAGGGAGCGCTGTCAAAAGATGTATTGTTTCAAGCTGAGGAAGCTATGCGGGAAAGCGAAAATGCCGTGATTAGAAGCCAGTTGGGGGAGAAAACTCAGGCTGACGATCGAGTATTTGAGGTTGAGCAAACCGTGCGCGACAGACAAAGTGCTGCGATCAGGAGTCAACTGTCTGAGACGACTCAGGTTAAGGAAAAGCTGTTTGAAGTCGAGCAAGGTTTGCGCGATCGCACCAGTTCGATCGGCAAAATGCAAGGCCAATTAACCGAACAACAGGCAGAAGTCGATCGGCTGCAAGCCGAAGCCGCCAGCAAACAAGCAGCAGCCCGGGAAATGCAGTTACAAAAAGAGCAAAAAATTCAGCAGTTGGAAATGGAATTAAATCAAGTCAAATCCAAAATTGCCGAAACCCAAACCCTGCTCGCTCAAGCCAAAAACAAGCTCAAACAAAGATTTCTCTACGCACCAGTCAGCGGAGTGATTTCCGCACTCAACATTCACAACACAGGCGAAGTCGTGCAACCGGGTCAAACTATTGCAGAAATGACCCCAGATCAAGCTCCGCTAGTGCTGGAAGTAAGTTTGCCGAACCGAGAAGCGGGTTTTGTCAAACTCGGAATGCCTGTACAAGTCAAATTCGATGCTTTTCCCTATCAAAATTACGGCGTGATGCCGGGAAAAGTTGTCTCGATTTCGCCGGATGGCAAAACCGACGAGCGATTGGGTGTTGTTTACCGGGTGGAAGTCAGTATCGATCGAGACTCAGTGAAAGCCAACAATCAAACCTGGAAACTCAAAGCGGGCCAGACAGCTACTGCGGAAATTGTCATCCGCCAGCGCAGCATAGCCGACATTTTGCTCGATCCGCTCAAGCAACTACAAAAAGGCGGCATGAGTTTGTAG